In Sciurus carolinensis chromosome 4, mSciCar1.2, whole genome shotgun sequence, the sequence CCCAGGACCGACTGGCTAGCCTCTGGGGCAGCTCCTCCATTGTGGATCCCCCACGTCTGCACCCAGAGCCTCCCAGCGACCTTGGGAGCGGGGCGGGACCCCCAGGCTGGGCCTCAGGGGTACGGGCAGCGATCTCAGCCTGCGACACCCCAAAGCTTCCAGGCTGAGGGAGGCACGGAAACGAACTCTCCGTTAGGGATGCGGGGGTCCTCCGGGAGGGCAGGCGCCCGGGGGCCCCTGCCCATCTCCCTGGGACCCAGCCCTACGGGGGCTCGGCCTCAGGAGGGGACCTCCAGGCGTGAGTCGGGGGGCTCGCTGGGGGAGGCCTCAGGAGGGGGAAGGGACAAAGTTGGAAAGTGCTCTTCCAACTCTTCCAGGGAAAGTTTCCTTGGGGGGTCCACGGACGGGCGGGGTGCCGGGGTGCGGGGGACGGGGGCGGGGCGACCCTCGAGAGGTGGCCGGACCCCGGGGGAGCGACCCCTCCCCCCTGTCCCGGCCCGTCCCGGCTGGGAGTCTCCCCGCTCGGGGCCGCGTGTGTTAGTTGGGGCTGCTTTCCGGCCGCTCCGCCGGGCTGGGGGGCGCCGCAgcgggccgggggcggggtcGCAGGTAGCGCCAGGGGGGCGCTTTGCAACGGGGCGCCTCCCGCCGCGGGGCTCCCCGGCGCCGCAGAGCCAGCCCCCCGCAAAGGGGAAATGTGCCGGCGCGCCAGCGGTCCTCGGCGCCGTTTGGGGCGCGTGGCGGGCGCGGGGGGCGGCGGCGGGGCCGGCGGGCCGCCCGGCAGGGGAGCCCCGGGAGCCGGGCAGCGGCCCCGGGCGGCGGCGGGGGGCGGGAAGGCCCGGGCCGGGGGGAAAGGTCGGATTTGCTCGGCGGAAGAAACACAGATGGCGGCGGCGCGGCGCCATTCCGGGCCGGGAGCAGGCAGCCAGCAGCCCTGTCCTCACCGCGGTCCGCCCGCCGCCGCTAAATACCCGGATGCGCCGCCCGAGCGCCAGACgcggagctgggaaaagggaggcagaggaggcggAGGCAGAGTCAGAGGCAGAGCAGGAGCCCGAGCCCGAGCCCGAGCCCGAGCCCGAGCCTCAGCCAGGCGCCCGCGCGGAGCGCACACCGGCGCGGCCGGGCCCCGCGAGCCCTCCCGCGACCCGTGCCCGGCAGGAGAGGCCGCGACCCCTCGCTCGCGACCCCGACAACCGGACTCGGGACTGGCCTGCTGGTCAGGGGCCCGAGAGCAGACCCCGACTCGGGCTTTGCCCAGCCTCCGACCAGGGCTGGTCCTTTGGAAGGCGCCTTCCACAGCAGCACCTGGCGGGCCACCATGACCGAGAACTCCACGACCACTCCTGCGGCCAAACCCAAGCGGGCCAAGGCCTCCAAGAAGTCCACAGACCACCCCAAGTATTCAGACATGATCGTGGCCGCCATCCAGGCCGAGAAGAACCGCGCCGGCTCCTCGCGCCAGTCCATCCAGAAGTATATCAAGAGTCACTACAAGGTGGGTGAGAACGCCGACTCCCAGATCAAGCTGTCCATCAAGCGCCTGGTGACCACCGGTGTCCTCAAGCAAACCAAAGGGGTGGGTGCCTCCGGCTCCTTCCGTCTGGCCAAGAGCGACGAGCCCAAGAGGTCAGTGGCCTTCAAGAAGACCAAGAAGGAAGTCAAGAAGGTGGCCACGCCAAAGAAGGCCACCAAGCCCAAGAAGGCTGCCACCAAAGCCTCAAGCAAGAAGCCCAAAGCCCCCCCAGTCAAGAAGGCCAAGAAGAAGCCGGCTGCCACGCCCAGGAAGACCAAAACTCCCAAGGTTGTCAAAGCCAAGCCCGTCAGGCCGTCCAAGCCCAAGAAGGCCAAGCCAGTGAAGCCCAAAGCCAAGTCCAGTGCCAAGAGGGCCGGCAAGAAGAAGTGACAGTGGAGGCTTTTCCATGGAcgctccttcctctcttttctgtaaatacttttctcctttctgctCTGTCCATCCTCATCTGCAACCCTTCGCCCCTTTCTGTTCTGACTTTATAAGAGACAATGTGGATTCCTTAGAAATTGGGGGGTAACTCCCAAGGACCGAGCCACAGACCCCGTCCGGGCATGATGAGGATGTGCTCACTTGTGTTCTGTTGATTTGCTAGTAATCTTAGGGGTAGGGATTCGGGTGGGTGTGTGTCGGGGGTTTGTCTGCTGAAGGCAGATGGGGGAGGAGGGTTTGCTCTGGCTAGCCCAGAGGCAGCAGGGATGGGGGCTGTAGGACTGTCTCCCACGTCTTGAGCTCGGGCGCCCCTTTTGAGAGATTCGGAACCCTTGGTGGGGAGAAAAGGGGTGGCAGCCGCCAGCGGCACAGGAGGGACGTGGAGAAAACTCTCCCTGGGCCGACCTCCCAGTGGCCAGCAGTGGCAGGTCCGAGCCCAGTTTCCTTCTCACTTTTGTTAATCTGCCCTTGTGGCCTCTCTGTTATCttagggaaggggagggggtcCAAGTGACAGCTGGTTGGGAGAAGCACTATTCTCCCAGTCAGCTAGAAACTAGCCATTGGAGGGTCTTTGTGGCTTTGCAAAGTCCCCTGTTAaatgggagggggaggggggagtcaGTCAGCCAAGTGCCTCAGTGTGCCCTGTTGAAACTGTTGGGTTTCTCCACATGATTGATGGATTGTGTCCTAGGAGGACTTTTTGTTGTCCCTCCTGTATAAGACGTGGCTTTACTTGGGCCCAGTAGCCACTTAAAAACCTCCCGacctctttttacttttataagtgGTGGTAGGTGGGAGGGGGGCGGGGAGTGGACGGCAGGACCCTGCGGCTGTTTGGAACTTGCTAAGTAGTGTTAGAGCCAGgtctgtgcatgtgtatgtatatatgcctGTCTAGGGCTAGACCACGTCTCGCCGGCAGCGGGGAGAAAAAACATGTACAGTTGtcttcctcttatttttaatAGCAGACTCGCGCACTTGCGCGaccccccaactttttttttttttttaaacaagtgttATTTGTGCCGGGAAAAGATTCGCTGTCgttgtaattttaaaactttaaaataaaactgggaaaaggaaaaaaaaaaaaaaatacccggGGCGATGTACTTTTCTGCACCTTTAAGACGGGAGGAGAACGCGGAGCAGTGGGGCTGGCGCGCAGCGGGGGTACATCTGGGGCCAAGTGTGCACCTGAGAATGCCCCGGGGCGGGGGCGTCCCCAGGGCCGGACGCAGACCTTAGGACTGGAAGAGGTAGGACGGACCTTAGCCTTCCTCTAGGCTCCCGCCTCTGGGGCCCGGGGGACACCCTCCGAGAGGCGAGCGTGTAGgcaggggatgggaatggggtGGCAGCCTGGCTGGGCAGGACCCCGGCGCTACTTCCTCCAGTTCTTTACAAATGCATCGACTCTAGTCCTTGGCAGATGCCGCCACGCCCCTTGAAGTACGCCCCTCTCGCTGCGATTGGCTGCCGCGGCCCGGCCCCCGGCCACGTGACCGTCCGTGGCCGCCTTGCACACGGCACCGGGCTGGCGGGCGTGCACTGGCACGGTGGGCGAGATGTGGGCTGGCGGCTTCTGGCGCGCTGTGCTCTCCCGGGCTCCCTGCGGCAGTCGCGCGCAGTCAGCGGTGGCTCAGCTGCGCGGCATCCTGGAGGGGGAGCTGGAAGGCATCCGCGCCGCCGGCACCTGGAAGAGTGAGCGGATCATCACCTCCCGCCAGGGGCCGTACATCCATGTGGATGGCGTCTCCGGAGGTAACTTCCGCTCCTGGGAATCGTCCGACCTGGTTGGCTGGTCGAGGGCTTGTCCGGGGCTCGCACAGTAATGGAGATTCTAGAGTCGGGGCAGGGATTGGGGGCGGCGCCTGCATAAGGTAGCTCCGGGTCCCCTTCCCATCTGTCCGGCTGCTATGGCTTCCCAGTGTAACTGGGAACTGGTTAAACTCGTTCCGACGGAGGGAAGTGATTTACCCTTCTTGGCGAAGAGGACAGAGATAGACCGAGGCCTCGCCCTGTGAGAAAGAGACCCAGCTGGCTCCCACCTGTGGTTTCAAGGAAAGGTGGTGGGAAAATCTGTTCTTAAGCGGCTGCTGTGTGAAGAGGCTCTACTAATTTTCGCACGTGGACTTCTGCTAGTCTCTAAATATAGGATTGGCTAATCTCATTTACAGTTGCAGAAGTTGGAATTCAGAGATGTGGTTTGCCCAGAAACCCCCAGCTAGCTGCAGGTAGTTGTGGGATACTGGACCTGGAAATTCAGCTAACTGGCCACAGAGGGCAATTTCAAAGTCAAAACCAGCAAGCAAGTTCCAGGGTTGCTACAGAAGCCACACATGCATTGTCCCCATCAGGTCTCCCTCATTTCACTGCAACCAGTGGTCACTGCCAGTCTTACTTGTACTGGCCTCAGATGGGCAGTGATTAGCAAAGGCTCCAGGAGCTGCTGTTTCCCTAGGAAATAGACCTGAATTCCTTGGTACTGATGTATTCCTTTGGAAGTCTAGGGAATCCTTGTCTTCCCCCAGGGGAAACATGGACCCCCAGAAGGCACTGGGGGTCCATGCACCTGACTATGTGGTTATCATTACCTGTCCTCTCGGAAAGGTGAGGGTAAAAACAGGGTCAGAGGCAGAAACCCTGTCCTCCATCCAGGTACTGTCCAACAGAACCCCCAGCCAGAGGGGCCCAGAAGAATGCAGAGGTACTTAATCAAAAGATGGGAGGTTAGCTgggctggtgcacacctgtaatcccagctattcccaggggtgaggcaggagatctacaagttcaaggccaacctgggcaacttgacaagacctgtctcaaaattaaaaataaaaagggctagggatgtagtttagGGGTAgcgaacccctgggttcaatccccagcaccacacacgtGCCCCAAAGATGGGAAATGAGATCAAGTTCTCATCCTGTCCTCACCTTGCCCGGTTGTGaaccttcctctcctccctcaggTTTCTCCTCAGGTCAGCTGTGTTGCCTTTGGGCTTTATAATTGACTGAGGCCTCAGAAGCACCACCTTTGGGGTTGCAATTCTGTATGGGCAGCAAAATAAACTCTGCAATCAAAACTGCAgtggggccaggcatggtggcacatgcctgtaatcccagcagctcaggaggctgaggcaggaggatcatgcattcaaggccagcctcagcaacttagcaagaccctaagcaattcagtgagaccctgtgtcaagtaaaatattttttaaaaaggggaagagatagggctcagtggttaagtacccctgagttcaatttctggtaccaaaaaacccTGCAGTGGGCATCTCACCCAGCCCTGTCCTTTTACCCACAAGGAAATCAAGACCTAGAAGAGGGGTTGGTGGGGTCTGCGGGGACAGGAGAAGCCTGTGACGAATGGCTGGGTTCCTCTGGTGGGATGTGATTCACTCCAGAGTTTAAACCCCCATCCTTCACAGTGCAGCACTGAGCAGAGACCCCTCGCTGACCCTCCTTCTCTGTAGCTGTTGGCTTCAGTGCCTTCTAGGGGTTCACCAGCCTCCATCCCAGAACGGAGCAGCTGTGTTATTGTAGCCTCCTTACCGGTGAATCCAGGTTCCTTTCCCCTCTGGGCCATTTCCCCGGGACCTGGCGCTGTGACCTTCCCACCCTGCCTGAGACGCTGTGTCGTCTCTTGCCCTTTTCTTCAGGGATCCTGAACTTCTGTGCCAACAACTACCTGGGCCTGAGCAGCCACCCCGAGGTGATCCAGGCTGGTCTGCAGGCTATGGAGGAGTTCGGAGCTGGCCTGAGCTCAGTCCGCTTCATCTGTGGGACCCAGGTACACAGCGGGTGTTGGGGGGGCAGTTGCTGGCCCCAGCTGTCTGCTTCCCACAGTCAGCAGGGCTGCTTTTGCCAGCTTAGCTAATCCTAGTGCCCTGGGCCCATGCTAGCCCCAGAGTGGGCTCATAGAAAGGCTGGGCGCGGGCCTCTTGCTGAGACACCTCAAGGTAAGAAACTACCTTTCCCAGCTTCTGTTTCCCCACCTGCagagtgcctcacacgtgcacgACTGCAGGAAGAGGAGAAGGCAGGCTTGCGAACGAGGGTTCTGGAACTGTTGGTTCCTAGTGCTGTTCCTAGCTCATATGAGCTCTGTCACTGTGGGCAAGTGTCCTAATTTCTGGTTC encodes:
- the LOC124982637 gene encoding histone H1.0; the encoded protein is MTENSTTTPAAKPKRAKASKKSTDHPKYSDMIVAAIQAEKNRAGSSRQSIQKYIKSHYKVGENADSQIKLSIKRLVTTGVLKQTKGVGASGSFRLAKSDEPKRSVAFKKTKKEVKKVATPKKATKPKKAATKASSKKPKAPPVKKAKKKPAATPRKTKTPKVVKAKPVRPSKPKKAKPVKPKAKSSAKRAGKKK